A stretch of the Hyperolius riggenbachi isolate aHypRig1 chromosome 11, aHypRig1.pri, whole genome shotgun sequence genome encodes the following:
- the LOC137537893 gene encoding uncharacterized protein, with protein sequence MTSLEADLQLLGSAEPELRLKLILLHRQAEKEHAERRHQAERERHQAEREQVAQRHQLELAKLQQQNRSAGPAEREGERVHRIPLDKFPAMDKDSDIDTFLQGFERTCRQYGVPREQWARYLTPGLRGKALEAFVSLPQEEETDFEAIKKAIIARYHLTPEVYRKRFRTVQRGPNDSYLDHACNLRTAFQQWVKGLAVETFDALQELIIKDQFLHTCPVEVRQFVRDREPKTVDEAAKVADAYTSNRASDFRRTTAPSWKGEKPARPSPLSTQRSQVPQPPGGRTATVDTRRCFACNKPGHISATCPEKKKEAPNSGGARNALCATRNAGSYAENLQPVTVGDTVTTGLRDTGAEVTLVHPQLVNPEEYIPGKTMAVKGVGGVTPAIPTALVHLDWGAGSGMKEVGVTDAIPTNVLLGTDLGRLVARYEPTPNPVEPASPAEVQDSCKVLCDNAVQAGSAGEAPGATGRQSWWHRQSPTEALTHNRGALPKGCC encoded by the exons atgacatctctggaagccgacctacagctactaggttcggctgagcccgaactgcgcctaaagctgatcctactgcaccgacaggcagagaaggaacacgcggaacggcgacaccaggccgagagggaaagacaccaggccgagagggaacaagttgcacagcgacaccagctggagctggctaaacttcagcagcagaaccggtctgctggacccgcagaacgcgaaggtgagcgagtccacagaatccccctggataagttccccgctatggacaaggactctgacatagacactttcctacaggggtttgaaaggacttgtcggcagtatggggtgccccgtgagcagtgggcaagatacctcacaccagggctgagaggcaaggccctggaggcgtttgtgagtctcccccaggaggaagaaacagactttgaggcgattaagaaagccatcattgcgcgataccacctcacgccagaggtgtatcgaaaacgtttcaggacagtgcagcgaggtcctaatgacagttacctggatcatgcatgcaacctgcgcactgccttccagcagtgggtaaaaggactggcggttgagacctttgatgccctgcaggaactgataataaaagaccagttcctccacacttgtcctgttgaggtccggcagtttgtacgggaccgagagccaaagaccgtggatgaggccgcgaaagttgctgatgcctacacgtccaatcgagcatctgattttcggaggactacggcgcccagctggaagggagaaaagcctgcgagaccttctcctctgagcacccagcgaagccaagtcccgcagccgcctggaggtagaacagccaccgttgacactcggagatgttttgcctgtaacaaaccgggtcacatcagtgctacgtgcccagaaaagaagaaggaagccccaaactctggcggggcccggaatgcgttgtgtgccacccggaatgcaggtagctatgcagagaatctgcaacctgtcacggttggtgatacagttaccaccggtctaagagacactggagcagaggtgactctagtgcacccccagcttgtgaaccctgaggagtacattcctggcaagactatggctgtcaaaggagttgggggcgtCACCcctgccatacccaccgccttggtccacctggattggggggccggcagcggaatgaaagaagtgggggtaacggatgccatccccacgaacgttttgttgggtactgacctgggacggttagtggcccggtatgagcctactccaaaccccgtggagcctgcatcccccgcagaagttcaggactcttgcaaggtactgtgtgataatgctgtgcaagcggggagtgctggtgaggccccaggggcta cgggtcggcaaagctGGTGGCAccgacaaagccccactgaggcccttacccataatagaggagcccttccaaagggttgctgttga